A single genomic interval of Trinickia acidisoli harbors:
- a CDS encoding peptide MFS transporter: MMNSSVSQTRSFTTVFLVEMWERFGYYGMGALLVLYMVERLGFGDARANLTWGAFTALVYAAPSIGGWIGDKILGSRRTMLFGAIVLSIGYGMLALPNDHLSFLYTSLGVIVVGNGLFKANSANLVRRIYEGDDARIDSAFTIYYMAVNVGSTISILATPWIKDRWGWRTAFAVCCAGMVLGVLNFLLRYRSLSHVGSAPDGKPIVWRRVAAVAVGAVALGAATTFVLGSKTLAVACVDVAALVILALFAYMIAKCDRSERAGLIAALVLVLQSILFFIFYQQQMTSLTLFALRNVDPTFSIFGVRLFSWSAAQFQALNPIWIMLLSPVLASTYTRLAKGRGDISIAAKFALGYVAVAVGFVIYAFSGRYAVDGRVSSWFMVWGYGLNSLGELLVSGLGLAMIARYIPARMSGFMMGAYFLATGISQYLGSVVANFAQLPSNNLPATQSLPLYTNLFTELSWLAAAGVVMSLALLPLMRKLSDQHRRASSNALAASNAHGMATE, from the coding sequence TTGATGAATTCGTCGGTTTCGCAAACGAGATCGTTCACGACGGTCTTCTTAGTCGAAATGTGGGAGCGTTTCGGCTATTACGGCATGGGCGCACTGCTCGTGCTCTATATGGTGGAACGGCTCGGATTCGGCGATGCGCGCGCGAACCTCACGTGGGGCGCATTCACCGCGCTCGTCTATGCCGCCCCGTCGATCGGCGGATGGATCGGCGACAAGATCCTCGGCTCGCGGCGCACGATGCTGTTCGGCGCTATCGTGCTCTCGATCGGCTACGGCATGCTCGCGCTACCGAACGATCATTTGTCGTTCCTCTATACGTCCCTCGGCGTCATCGTCGTCGGCAACGGCTTGTTCAAGGCCAACTCGGCGAATCTCGTGCGCCGTATCTATGAAGGCGACGACGCACGTATCGACAGCGCGTTCACGATCTACTACATGGCCGTCAATGTCGGCTCGACGATCTCCATCCTCGCGACGCCTTGGATCAAGGATCGCTGGGGATGGCGCACGGCATTCGCGGTCTGCTGCGCCGGCATGGTGTTAGGAGTCCTAAATTTCCTGTTGCGCTACCGCTCGCTTTCCCACGTCGGCTCCGCGCCGGACGGCAAGCCGATCGTATGGCGCCGCGTGGCGGCCGTCGCCGTCGGCGCGGTTGCGCTCGGCGCGGCGACGACGTTCGTGCTGGGCAGCAAGACGCTCGCCGTGGCCTGCGTCGATGTCGCGGCCCTCGTGATTCTCGCTTTGTTCGCCTACATGATCGCCAAGTGCGATCGCTCCGAGCGCGCGGGGCTCATCGCGGCCCTCGTGCTGGTGCTGCAATCGATCCTGTTCTTCATCTTCTACCAGCAGCAGATGACGTCGCTGACGTTATTCGCGCTGCGCAACGTCGATCCGACGTTCTCGATCTTCGGGGTGCGCCTCTTCTCATGGAGCGCCGCGCAATTCCAAGCGCTGAACCCGATTTGGATCATGCTACTGAGCCCCGTGCTGGCCTCAACATATACGCGGCTGGCCAAAGGCCGCGGCGACATCAGCATCGCCGCGAAATTCGCGCTCGGCTACGTGGCCGTCGCCGTTGGGTTCGTCATCTATGCATTCAGCGGGCGCTATGCCGTCGACGGCCGCGTGTCATCGTGGTTCATGGTCTGGGGCTACGGGCTGAACTCGCTCGGCGAATTGCTCGTGAGCGGCCTGGGCCTCGCGATGATCGCGCGCTACATCCCGGCACGCATGAGCGGCTTCATGATGGGCGCTTACTTTCTCGCAACGGGCATCTCTCAGTACCTGGGCAGCGTGGTTGCGAATTTCGCGCAACTGCCGTCCAACAACCTGCCCGCGACACAATCGCTGCCGCTCTATACGAATCTATTCACGGAACTCAGTTGGCTCGCGGCGGCGGGCGTCGTGATGTCGCTCGCGCTGTTGCCGTTGATGCGAAAGCTGTCCGACCAGCACCGCCGCGCATCGAGCAATGCGCTAGCCGCATCGAACGCGCACGGCATGGCGACCGAGTGA
- a CDS encoding OprD family outer membrane porin, producing the protein MQALAGIAAACADEVPQVAQQATTPNAVVGAESALTGKPPAPHSSQAGSAGRVADSRLDLEWRNYTDYFHADGSNHRHAWVEGLQAKFESGFTRGPIGFGVDAALFGALKLDGGDGAHNMVFIGRHGDGEHRTAWAYPGMYAIKARISESLLKYGLQDVSNPFLDPHDNRALPPTFLGASLVSREITGLSMQAGSFTKVDARGRTNLTDLRTAYGGVAFKRVSYAGATWDYSSNGSASLYADQADDVWRQYYASLQHGIGNVRSIRLTGFANVYSTHDAGAALQGPIRNNACSVSLSAQHGPNGLLIGYQKIFGDQFFDYIDETAGVYLVNSMNVDYNAPHEQSLQLRYTFDGKYAGIPGFSAMVWAQQGWGADASAAQRNANGPLGSLYFRNGQPVHGRHHEFGFIPTYVVQSGRLKNTKITLIAQWHVGSASYSDSTNQAYRLLVTLPVRVF; encoded by the coding sequence ATGCAGGCGCTTGCCGGTATCGCGGCGGCGTGTGCCGACGAAGTGCCGCAGGTCGCGCAGCAAGCGACGACGCCGAACGCCGTCGTCGGTGCCGAGTCCGCGCTGACGGGCAAGCCGCCGGCGCCGCACTCGAGCCAGGCGGGCAGCGCGGGGCGCGTCGCCGATAGCCGGCTCGATCTCGAATGGCGCAATTACACCGACTACTTTCATGCCGACGGCTCCAACCATCGTCATGCTTGGGTCGAAGGTCTGCAAGCCAAGTTCGAATCGGGCTTCACGCGAGGGCCGATCGGTTTCGGCGTCGATGCGGCGCTGTTCGGCGCACTGAAGCTCGATGGCGGAGATGGCGCGCACAACATGGTGTTCATCGGCCGGCACGGCGATGGCGAGCACCGGACCGCGTGGGCCTATCCGGGCATGTATGCGATCAAGGCGCGTATTTCGGAGTCCTTACTGAAGTACGGCTTGCAAGATGTGTCGAATCCGTTTCTCGACCCGCACGACAATCGTGCATTGCCGCCGACGTTTCTCGGCGCATCGCTGGTGAGCCGGGAAATCACGGGTCTATCGATGCAAGCGGGCAGCTTCACGAAGGTGGACGCTCGCGGCCGGACGAACTTGACCGACTTGAGGACGGCTTACGGAGGCGTCGCGTTCAAGCGCGTCAGTTACGCGGGCGCCACGTGGGATTATTCGTCGAACGGGTCGGCGTCGCTCTATGCCGACCAGGCGGACGACGTATGGCGTCAATATTACGCATCGTTGCAACACGGCATCGGCAACGTGCGGTCGATCAGACTGACCGGCTTCGCTAACGTTTATTCGACGCACGACGCCGGTGCTGCGCTGCAAGGGCCGATCCGCAACAACGCTTGCAGCGTGTCGTTATCCGCGCAGCACGGTCCGAATGGACTGCTGATCGGCTATCAAAAGATCTTCGGCGACCAGTTCTTCGACTACATCGACGAAACGGCGGGCGTCTATCTCGTCAATTCGATGAACGTCGACTACAACGCACCGCACGAGCAGTCGCTGCAATTGCGCTATACGTTCGACGGCAAATATGCGGGCATACCGGGCTTTTCGGCGATGGTATGGGCACAGCAAGGATGGGGTGCCGACGCGTCGGCGGCGCAGCGCAACGCGAACGGGCCGCTTGGTTCGCTCTACTTTCGCAATGGACAGCCCGTGCACGGTCGGCATCACGAGTTCGGATTCATTCCGACCTATGTCGTGCAAAGCGGACGGCTCAAGAATACAAAGATCACGCTCATTGCGCAGTGGCATGTCGGATCGGCATCTTACTCGGACAGCACGAATCAGGCATATCGTCTTTTGGTGACGTTGCCGGTGCGCGTTTTTTGA
- a CDS encoding TetR/AcrR family transcriptional regulator has product MSEKKKALIETATRLFSQFGFHAVGIDRIIAESRVAKMTMYKHFPSKSRLVVEVLNEQGAALVAGIAAAVAAHTDALDKLHAIFQWHDAWFRSETFTGNMLIHAAAEYHAEENEILAASQAQRRAFVHSLERVLDERFDGETAIRLARRCALLLDGATLARQLSGRVDAARDAWEIAQAVIENERMHIA; this is encoded by the coding sequence ATGAGCGAAAAAAAGAAAGCGCTGATCGAAACCGCAACTCGGCTATTTTCGCAGTTCGGTTTTCACGCCGTCGGCATCGACAGAATCATCGCCGAATCGCGCGTCGCCAAGATGACGATGTACAAGCATTTCCCGTCCAAGAGCCGCCTCGTCGTCGAAGTACTGAACGAGCAAGGCGCGGCCCTGGTGGCCGGGATCGCCGCAGCCGTGGCGGCGCATACGGATGCGCTCGACAAGCTCCATGCGATTTTCCAATGGCACGACGCATGGTTTCGCTCGGAAACGTTCACCGGCAACATGCTGATCCATGCGGCGGCGGAATACCACGCGGAGGAGAACGAGATTCTCGCCGCGTCGCAGGCGCAGCGCCGCGCCTTCGTTCATTCGCTCGAACGCGTTCTCGACGAGCGTTTCGATGGTGAAACGGCGATCCGTCTCGCACGCCGTTGCGCACTGCTCCTCGATGGTGCAACGCTGGCACGTCAACTGAGCGGACGCGTCGATGCCGCGCGCGACGCATGGGAAATCGCGCAGGCGGTCATCGAAAACGAACGCATGCACATCGCCTAA
- a CDS encoding J domain-containing protein — MVTLYEALGVREDASDDEIKRAYRKAAMRAHPDRNKGREAAAHDAFQEIKQAYAILSDPAQRHVYDAVFAEEMSKLGEREAQEAQEARERAEREARAERERYEKYVSQAMRYAERGHNRDVVFGVLLGRGCDEALAARIADGIAALCASRTHAAYAEGAAASSRAEDATAGDRRRASSPAPLNEASADDDALSPEPAAHAGLFSTLWHGVFGLHS, encoded by the coding sequence ATGGTGACGCTGTACGAAGCGCTTGGCGTGCGCGAAGACGCCTCCGACGACGAAATCAAACGTGCATATCGAAAGGCCGCGATGCGAGCGCACCCCGATCGCAATAAGGGGCGCGAAGCCGCGGCGCACGATGCGTTTCAGGAAATCAAGCAGGCTTATGCGATTTTGTCCGACCCGGCGCAGCGGCACGTGTATGACGCCGTCTTCGCGGAAGAAATGAGCAAGCTGGGCGAACGCGAAGCGCAAGAAGCACAAGAAGCGCGCGAGCGGGCCGAGCGTGAAGCGCGTGCCGAGCGGGAACGATATGAAAAATACGTCTCGCAGGCGATGCGCTACGCCGAGCGCGGGCACAACCGAGACGTCGTGTTCGGCGTCTTGCTCGGCCGAGGATGCGACGAAGCGCTCGCCGCGCGGATCGCCGACGGCATAGCGGCGCTTTGCGCGTCACGCACGCATGCGGCTTATGCCGAGGGCGCCGCGGCCTCGAGCCGCGCCGAGGATGCAACGGCCGGCGATCGGCGGCGGGCATCTTCGCCGGCACCGCTCAACGAAGCGAGCGCCGACGACGACGCCCTGTCGCCCGAACCCGCCGCACACGCGGGACTGTTTTCCACCCTCTGGCACGGCGTTTTCGGCTTGCACTCTTAA
- a CDS encoding oxidoreductase, producing the protein MTQSKVFFITGVSSGLGRALAQAAIAGGHRVVGTLRDQTALGEFELLGPGRAIGKLLDVTQTDAIADAVADVEGKVGAIDVLVNNAGYGFEGILEESTLADWRKQFDVNVFGAVAMIQAVLPYMRRRRRGNIINITSMGGYITHPGLSAYHGTKFALEGISESLAREVKDLGIHVTAVAPGAFRTDWAGRSLVRAQRSISDYDALFDPMRTRRQSTSGKQRGDPAQAARAILEIVGSSNPPMHLLLGTDAVARVREQLDALRAEFDAWEALSTSTDFPA; encoded by the coding sequence ATTACGCAAAGCAAGGTGTTTTTCATCACGGGCGTCAGCAGCGGCCTTGGCCGCGCGCTGGCACAGGCGGCGATCGCGGGCGGCCATCGCGTCGTCGGTACGTTGCGCGATCAAACGGCGCTCGGCGAATTCGAACTGCTCGGCCCCGGTCGAGCCATCGGCAAGCTGCTCGACGTGACGCAGACCGATGCTATCGCCGATGCCGTTGCCGACGTCGAAGGCAAAGTCGGCGCGATCGACGTACTGGTCAATAACGCCGGCTACGGTTTCGAAGGCATTCTCGAAGAATCGACACTGGCCGACTGGCGCAAGCAATTCGACGTCAACGTCTTCGGCGCCGTCGCCATGATCCAAGCCGTGCTGCCCTACATGCGCCGCCGCAGGCGCGGCAACATCATCAACATCACGTCGATGGGCGGCTACATCACGCACCCGGGCTTGAGCGCGTATCACGGCACCAAGTTCGCGCTCGAAGGCATTTCGGAGAGCCTGGCCCGAGAAGTGAAAGACCTGGGCATCCACGTGACGGCCGTTGCGCCCGGCGCATTTCGCACCGATTGGGCCGGACGCTCGCTGGTGCGCGCGCAGCGCTCGATCTCCGACTACGACGCTTTGTTCGACCCGATGCGCACCCGCCGGCAATCGACGAGCGGCAAGCAGCGCGGCGATCCGGCGCAAGCCGCGCGCGCCATTCTCGAAATCGTCGGATCGAGCAACCCGCCGATGCATTTACTGCTCGGCACGGACGCCGTCGCACGTGTGCGCGAACAGCTCGACGCGTTGCGCGCGGAATTCGATGCGTGGGAAGCGCTATCGACATCGACGGATTTCCCCGCTTGA
- a CDS encoding H-NS histone family protein, with protein sequence MATYRQLTEQLAKVQREMAVAREQELHSAISQIKEQIAEYGITAEELGFANKRAASRKAAGGLPPKYRDPKTGATWSGRGRAPAWLGKRRERFLIQP encoded by the coding sequence ATGGCGACGTACAGGCAGTTGACCGAACAACTGGCGAAAGTGCAAAGAGAAATGGCTGTGGCACGCGAACAAGAGTTGCACAGCGCCATCTCGCAGATCAAGGAGCAGATCGCGGAGTACGGCATTACGGCCGAAGAACTCGGGTTCGCGAACAAACGCGCGGCGTCGCGTAAAGCAGCGGGCGGGTTACCTCCGAAATATCGAGATCCGAAGACGGGGGCAACCTGGAGTGGGCGTGGGCGCGCGCCGGCTTGGCTCGGTAAGCGGCGCGAGCGATTCCTCATCCAGCCGTAA
- a CDS encoding cytidine deaminase yields MTLEQLLERAKTARERAYAPYSKFKVGAALLTKDGRVFDGCNVENASYGLCNCAERTALFSAIAAGCRRDEFSALAVVGDTDGPIAPCGACRQVIIELGGPDLEIRLGNLRGEVRDTTAREQLPDAFHL; encoded by the coding sequence ATGACGTTGGAACAATTGCTGGAAAGAGCGAAGACGGCGCGTGAAAGGGCGTATGCGCCGTATTCGAAGTTCAAGGTGGGCGCGGCGTTGCTGACGAAGGACGGGCGCGTCTTCGATGGCTGCAACGTCGAGAATGCTTCGTACGGGCTTTGCAATTGCGCCGAGCGTACGGCGCTCTTCAGCGCGATCGCGGCAGGCTGTCGACGCGATGAATTTTCCGCGCTGGCGGTCGTGGGCGATACCGATGGACCCATCGCACCGTGCGGCGCATGCCGGCAGGTCATCATCGAACTGGGCGGGCCCGATCTCGAGATTCGGCTCGGCAATCTACGCGGCGAGGTGCGCGATACGACGGCGCGCGAGCAGTTGCCCGACGCTTTCCACTTGTGA
- a CDS encoding nucleoside hydrolase: MRMHKVIYDTDPGVDDAMALVFQAMHPQIELLGVTSVFGNAAIETTTRNARYLAERFAPGVPVARGAAAPLRRAAPAPVDWIHGDDGLGNTGLQPTDRSTFDARSAHRFIIDTVRALPGEVTLVAVGPLTNLALALGEDPDVARLVKQVVVMGGAFGAGGVNGNVSPAAEANMLGDPHAADIVFGAAWPVAIVGLDVTESTVMTTDYLAKLRDDAGEIGRFVWDVSRDYEAFHRSSAGLEGIYVHDASAVAYLLAPQLYTTRKGPVRVLTEGIAAGHTIQKPMTFPASAPDWDDRPPCEVCVGVDSTQMLALYARTLCGKLSGKN; encoded by the coding sequence ATCCGTATGCACAAGGTCATCTACGACACCGATCCGGGCGTCGACGATGCGATGGCGCTCGTCTTCCAAGCGATGCATCCGCAGATCGAACTGCTCGGCGTCACGAGCGTATTCGGCAATGCCGCGATCGAGACGACGACGCGCAACGCACGCTATCTCGCGGAGCGTTTCGCGCCGGGCGTGCCGGTCGCGCGCGGTGCGGCGGCGCCGCTTCGTCGTGCGGCGCCTGCGCCCGTCGACTGGATTCACGGCGATGACGGTCTCGGCAATACGGGTTTGCAGCCGACCGATCGAAGCACGTTCGATGCGCGCTCCGCGCATCGCTTTATCATCGATACCGTTCGCGCGTTGCCCGGCGAAGTCACGCTCGTTGCCGTCGGACCGTTGACGAATCTCGCGCTTGCGCTCGGCGAGGACCCGGATGTCGCACGGCTCGTCAAGCAGGTGGTCGTCATGGGCGGCGCCTTCGGTGCCGGCGGCGTGAACGGCAACGTGTCGCCGGCGGCCGAGGCCAACATGCTCGGCGATCCTCACGCGGCCGACATCGTCTTCGGTGCGGCGTGGCCCGTTGCCATCGTCGGCCTCGACGTAACGGAAAGCACCGTCATGACGACGGACTATCTTGCCAAGCTGCGCGACGACGCGGGCGAGATCGGCCGATTCGTCTGGGACGTTTCTCGGGACTACGAAGCATTTCACCGATCGAGCGCGGGGCTCGAAGGCATTTACGTGCACGATGCGTCGGCGGTTGCGTATTTGCTGGCGCCGCAACTCTATACGACACGCAAAGGGCCGGTGCGGGTGCTGACCGAAGGCATTGCCGCAGGCCACACGATTCAAAAGCCCATGACGTTTCCGGCGAGCGCGCCCGATTGGGACGATCGGCCGCCGTGCGAGGTGTGCGTTGGCGTCGACAGTACGCAAATGCTTGCACTCTATGCACGCACGTTGTGCGGCAAGTTATCCGGCAAGAATTGA
- a CDS encoding CerR family C-terminal domain-containing protein has translation MTETKRPRRSTEGGYARGEETRLRIIHAAIELFGEHGFVAASTRDIAARAGVNAPALQYYFENKEGVYRACAEHLADDVWTKFEPVVLRSAATLESTDNVAALIEAFVDIQNVMIDKALGTPSAPTLKLFFVREQGGQEPSIATEIFQERVRGPLNRVATQLIAKIGGTAPDDPLTIIRLVTLHGQFMLFHTAPRSLLTLLKWPSLDAEKIEFVKQTIFTNTRTLLSTWACERDAGR, from the coding sequence ATGACCGAGACGAAGCGCCCACGCCGTTCGACTGAAGGGGGCTACGCGCGCGGCGAGGAAACGCGCCTTCGCATCATCCACGCGGCCATCGAGCTATTCGGCGAACATGGATTCGTCGCGGCCTCGACGCGCGACATCGCGGCACGAGCAGGCGTCAACGCGCCGGCGCTGCAGTACTACTTCGAAAACAAGGAAGGGGTTTATCGAGCGTGCGCCGAACATTTGGCCGACGACGTATGGACCAAATTCGAGCCGGTGGTCCTGCGCTCTGCGGCGACGCTCGAGTCGACGGACAATGTCGCCGCCCTGATCGAAGCATTCGTCGACATCCAAAACGTCATGATCGATAAAGCGCTGGGCACGCCCAGTGCACCGACGCTGAAGCTCTTCTTCGTGCGTGAGCAAGGTGGGCAGGAGCCGTCGATCGCCACCGAGATCTTTCAGGAGCGCGTGCGCGGCCCGCTCAACCGCGTCGCCACCCAGCTCATCGCGAAGATTGGCGGCACGGCCCCCGACGATCCACTGACGATCATTCGATTGGTGACGCTGCACGGCCAATTCATGTTGTTCCATACGGCGCCGCGCAGCCTGCTAACGCTGCTCAAATGGCCGAGTCTCGATGCGGAGAAGATCGAGTTCGTCAAACAAACGATTTTTACGAATACGCGCACATTGCTGAGCACCTGGGCATGCGAGCGCGACGCCGGAAGATAG
- a CDS encoding HlyD family secretion protein, translating into MATTIDARPRENTQQEGGAPRRSRNRGWLIGVLIVALVAGIVWLAHWWTVGRFIESTDDAYLQADSVTVAPKISGYVTQVYVQDNEAVAAGAPLARLDIRQYEASLAQAQATVDAREADLARAQADLKQQQAGVVQAQAQEQVARVAAQHAQDDVSRYAPLAATGAETSERLASLVSTRDQARATLTANTAAVRSAQTQIDATTAQIAQARAQIEAAQASLRQSQLDVNDTTLYSPIAGRIGDRSVRVGQYVQPGTRLLTIVPVQSVYLEANFKETQIGHMRVGQPATLHVDALRGVDLHGVVDSFAPGTGAQFALLPPENATGNFTKIVQRVPVRIRIDAGPRTRSLLLPGLSVTVDVDTRSAQADDRRVAAENAHG; encoded by the coding sequence ATGGCAACGACCATCGACGCGCGGCCGCGCGAGAACACACAGCAAGAAGGCGGCGCTCCGCGACGCTCGCGCAACCGCGGCTGGCTGATCGGCGTGCTGATCGTCGCGCTCGTGGCGGGGATTGTATGGCTCGCGCACTGGTGGACGGTTGGCCGGTTCATCGAAAGCACCGACGACGCTTATCTGCAAGCCGACAGCGTTACCGTTGCACCGAAGATCAGCGGCTATGTCACACAGGTTTACGTGCAAGACAACGAGGCCGTCGCCGCAGGTGCGCCGCTCGCGCGGCTCGATATTCGGCAGTACGAAGCATCGCTCGCACAGGCGCAAGCCACGGTCGATGCGCGGGAGGCCGATCTCGCGCGGGCTCAGGCCGACTTGAAGCAACAGCAGGCTGGCGTCGTGCAAGCGCAGGCGCAAGAGCAAGTGGCGCGCGTCGCGGCACAGCATGCGCAAGACGACGTGAGCCGCTATGCGCCGCTTGCGGCAACGGGTGCCGAAACGAGCGAGCGGCTCGCAAGCCTTGTCAGTACGCGCGACCAAGCACGCGCGACGCTGACGGCCAATACGGCGGCCGTGCGTTCCGCACAGACGCAAATCGATGCCACCACTGCTCAGATCGCGCAGGCCCGCGCACAAATCGAAGCGGCGCAAGCGAGCTTGCGCCAGTCGCAGCTCGACGTGAACGACACGACCCTCTACAGCCCGATCGCAGGTCGCATCGGCGATCGATCCGTGCGGGTCGGTCAGTACGTGCAGCCCGGAACGCGCTTGTTGACGATCGTGCCGGTGCAAAGCGTGTATCTCGAAGCGAATTTCAAGGAGACGCAGATCGGTCATATGCGCGTCGGTCAGCCGGCGACGCTGCATGTCGATGCGCTGCGCGGTGTTGACCTGCATGGCGTCGTCGACAGCTTCGCGCCCGGCACCGGCGCGCAGTTCGCGCTATTGCCGCCGGAAAACGCCACGGGCAATTTCACGAAGATCGTGCAGCGCGTGCCCGTGCGGATTCGCATCGATGCCGGTCCGCGCACGCGCAGCCTGCTGCTGCCGGGCCTATCGGTGACAGTCGACGTCGATACGCGCTCGGCGCAAGCGGACGATCGGCGTGTTGCCGCCGAGAACGCTCATGGCTGA
- a CDS encoding MDR family MFS transporter: MADAASQASAGGMPSHPERAGAADWIAVAAGSLGALMATLDISITNSALPQIQGSVGATGTEGTWISTGYLMSEIVMIPLAAWLTRVFGLRNFLLTNAVLFMAFSMMCGASHSLEWMIIGRVGQGFTGGAMIPTAQTIIRTRLPRSQLSVGMTIFGLIVLLGPLLGPAVGGWLAENVSWKWCFFINLPVCIALIALLITGLPADPPHWHDFINADWIGIVGLSIGLSSLTLVLEEGQRHQWFESSEIVTFTLLAALGFILIGISQLVASRPIMRLSLLRNPRYASVIAIVVAVGAGLYGVAYLVPQFLSLISGYNAEQAGDIMLLSGIPAFLMMPVLPRLLGRMDFRVLVVSGLVCFAVSCMLDTSLTAQSAGHDFVWSQLLRGVGQMLAMMPLNQASMAAVSREESGDAAGLYNMARNLGGSLGLSIIGVVIDRRNAFHVAAIRESVTANSLIGQERIAASAASWLARTGDAAYAKMQALAELAAQIQQQAAVITFSETFYVLAIALLACIPLALLLKHPASQPGSPPSAGH, encoded by the coding sequence ATGGCTGACGCCGCGTCGCAGGCGAGCGCCGGCGGTATGCCGAGCCATCCCGAGCGCGCGGGCGCCGCCGATTGGATCGCAGTTGCGGCCGGGTCCTTGGGCGCCTTGATGGCGACGCTCGACATCTCGATCACGAACTCGGCGTTGCCGCAGATTCAAGGTTCGGTCGGCGCGACCGGTACCGAGGGCACGTGGATCTCGACGGGCTATCTCATGTCCGAGATCGTCATGATTCCGCTCGCGGCATGGCTCACGCGCGTGTTCGGGCTGCGCAACTTTCTGCTGACGAACGCCGTGTTGTTCATGGCGTTTTCGATGATGTGCGGCGCATCGCATTCGCTCGAATGGATGATCATTGGCCGCGTCGGTCAAGGCTTCACGGGCGGCGCGATGATCCCGACGGCGCAGACGATCATTCGCACGCGCCTGCCGCGCTCGCAGCTTTCCGTCGGCATGACGATCTTCGGTCTCATCGTGCTGCTCGGTCCGCTGTTGGGACCGGCTGTGGGCGGCTGGCTCGCCGAGAATGTGTCGTGGAAATGGTGCTTTTTCATCAACTTGCCCGTTTGCATTGCGTTGATCGCGCTGTTGATCACGGGCCTGCCCGCCGATCCGCCGCATTGGCACGACTTCATCAACGCCGATTGGATCGGCATCGTCGGTCTTTCGATCGGCCTTAGCTCGCTCACGCTCGTGCTCGAAGAAGGGCAGCGGCATCAATGGTTCGAATCGAGCGAAATCGTCACGTTCACTCTCCTCGCGGCGCTCGGTTTCATCTTGATCGGCATTTCGCAACTCGTCGCGAGCAGGCCGATCATGCGCTTATCGCTGCTGCGCAATCCGCGTTACGCGAGCGTCATCGCCATCGTGGTTGCGGTCGGCGCGGGGCTTTACGGCGTGGCGTATCTCGTGCCGCAGTTCTTGAGCCTCATTTCCGGCTACAACGCCGAGCAAGCGGGCGACATCATGCTGTTGTCGGGCATACCGGCATTCTTGATGATGCCGGTCTTGCCGCGCTTGCTCGGAAGGATGGATTTTCGAGTGCTCGTCGTGAGCGGTCTGGTGTGCTTCGCCGTGAGCTGCATGCTCGATACGAGCTTGACCGCGCAAAGCGCGGGTCACGATTTCGTTTGGTCGCAACTGTTGCGCGGCGTGGGGCAAATGCTTGCGATGATGCCGCTCAATCAGGCATCGATGGCGGCGGTGTCGCGCGAAGAATCGGGCGATGCGGCCGGGCTCTACAACATGGCGCGCAACCTCGGGGGCTCCTTGGGGCTCTCCATCATCGGTGTCGTGATCGACCGGCGCAACGCGTTTCACGTTGCAGCGATACGCGAATCGGTGACGGCCAATTCGCTCATCGGCCAGGAGCGAATCGCGGCGAGCGCGGCCAGTTGGCTCGCGCGAACCGGCGATGCCGCTTACGCGAAGATGCAGGCGCTTGCTGAACTGGCGGCGCAAATCCAGCAGCAAGCCGCGGTTATTACGTTCTCCGAAACGTTTTACGTGCTCGCCATTGCGCTGCTCGCTTGCATACCGCTTGCGCTCTTGCTGAAACACCCGGCTTCGCAGCCGGGCAGCCCGCCTTCGGCGGGACATTGA